In uncultured Methanobacterium sp., a genomic segment contains:
- a CDS encoding adenosine-specific kinase — MEMDIKMVNLEAPEDCNLILGQSHFIKTVEDLYEAIVNTVPQAEFGLAFGEASGDCLVRTAGNNADLEKLAGEKMLELSCGHSFLIFLANAFPLNLTQRIKDVPEVVNLFCATANPVQVLIVETEQGRGIIGVVDGFKPQAIETEEDVAGRKKFLRDIGYKL, encoded by the coding sequence ATGGAAATGGATATTAAGATGGTTAATCTGGAAGCACCAGAAGATTGTAATCTTATTTTAGGTCAGAGCCACTTCATCAAAACAGTGGAGGATCTTTACGAGGCCATAGTGAATACCGTGCCACAGGCAGAGTTTGGCCTTGCGTTTGGAGAGGCTTCAGGGGATTGTCTGGTGAGAACTGCCGGGAACAATGCAGATCTGGAGAAACTGGCCGGAGAAAAAATGCTGGAGCTGTCCTGTGGTCACAGTTTCCTGATATTCCTGGCTAATGCATTTCCCCTAAATCTCACCCAGAGAATAAAAGATGTGCCAGAGGTGGTTAATCTTTTCTGTGCCACTGCCAACCCGGTCCAGGTCCTGATTGTGGAAACCGAACAAGGAAGAGGGATAATTGGAGTTGTTGATGGTTTTAAACCACAAGCCATTGAAACTGAAGAAGATGTGGCTGGAAGGAAGAAATTCCTCCGGGATATTGGTTACAAATTATAA
- the afpA gene encoding archaeoflavoprotein AfpA, which yields MNKKRKIAWGITGSGEKLVETVEIMQQMRDEYHKQFDIRVFISKAGDQVLKYYNLSNTLETKFDKTWTEINSNAPFLAGQIQLGRYAFLLVAPATSNTVAKISLRIADTLLTNAAIMGQKTNTPIYVMPTDFREGIVTTKLPNGKDLELTITREDAEHVEKLSTMDSTTVFENPEEIPAIFQKHAEMLK from the coding sequence ATGAACAAAAAAAGAAAAATAGCCTGGGGGATTACGGGAAGCGGTGAAAAACTGGTGGAAACAGTAGAAATCATGCAACAGATGAGGGATGAATACCATAAACAATTTGACATCAGGGTGTTCATATCCAAGGCAGGAGACCAGGTTTTAAAATATTACAACCTCTCTAACACTCTGGAAACAAAATTTGACAAAACATGGACTGAAATCAACTCCAATGCTCCCTTTCTGGCTGGACAGATTCAACTGGGAAGATATGCATTCTTATTGGTGGCTCCAGCAACATCCAATACAGTGGCCAAAATCTCGCTGCGTATAGCAGACACTCTACTCACCAATGCAGCCATAATGGGTCAAAAAACTAACACTCCGATTTACGTCATGCCTACGGACTTTAGGGAGGGTATTGTTACCACTAAACTCCCCAATGGTAAGGATCTGGAGTTGACTATAACTCGTGAAGATGCCGAGCACGTTGAAAAACTGTCAACAATGGACAGCACCACTGTATTCGAAAATCCCGAGGAAATACCAGCTATATTCCAGAAACATGCTGAAATGCTTAAATAA
- a CDS encoding XRE family transcriptional regulator, which produces MNEKMKEIGLRITELRELSDISIHDMADYLHIPLETYQEYEAGKKDIPASILYEIAHKMEVDMGLLLTGEETRMHIFSVTRKGKGVEVGRRKQYQYENLAEKFIHKKAEPFIVTVEPKGEGYKPSTNTHPGQEFNYILEGTLKIYIHDNEIVLNEGDSIFFDSSYEHAMEALENKSAKFLAIVM; this is translated from the coding sequence ATGAATGAAAAGATGAAGGAAATTGGGCTGAGAATAACAGAACTTCGAGAGCTCTCGGATATCAGTATTCATGACATGGCAGATTACCTGCACATTCCTTTGGAAACTTACCAGGAATATGAAGCCGGTAAAAAAGACATTCCTGCAAGTATTCTCTATGAAATTGCTCATAAAATGGAAGTGGACATGGGTTTATTATTAACTGGAGAAGAAACCCGGATGCACATTTTCAGCGTAACCAGAAAGGGAAAAGGGGTGGAAGTAGGCCGTAGAAAACAGTACCAGTACGAAAATCTAGCGGAAAAATTCATACATAAAAAAGCCGAACCATTTATCGTTACTGTAGAACCAAAAGGTGAAGGATACAAACCATCAACCAATACTCACCCTGGACAGGAATTCAACTACATTTTAGAGGGTACTTTGAAGATTTACATCCACGACAATGAGATTGTACTCAACGAAGGAGATTCAATCTTTTTTGATTCATCCTACGAACATGCCATGGAAGCCCTGGAAAATAAGTCAGCTAAATTCCTGGCAATTGTAATGTAA